One Methanohalophilus mahii DSM 5219 genomic window carries:
- a CDS encoding Zn-ribbon domain-containing OB-fold protein, whose translation MSVARFWRQQVQRYNLVGNHCRNCDEYYYPPRTTCPFCRRNGEMEEYKFSGKGELVTYTIIHSAAEGFEHQTPYVLGIVKLEEGPRLTSQIIAQPEDVNIGMKVRPVFRKLGESGDKGMLHYGTKFTPA comes from the coding sequence ATGTCTGTTGCAAGATTCTGGAGACAGCAGGTACAGAGATATAATCTCGTAGGTAACCATTGTAGAAACTGTGATGAATACTATTATCCTCCGAGGACTACCTGTCCGTTTTGCAGAAGGAACGGGGAGATGGAGGAATACAAGTTCAGCGGCAAAGGTGAACTTGTAACATATACGATAATTCATTCAGCAGCTGAAGGATTTGAACACCAGACCCCGTATGTGTTGGGTATTGTGAAACTGGAGGAAGGCCCACGGCTCACATCCCAGATCATAGCACAACCAGAGGATGTGAACATCGGTATGAAGGTAAGGCCTGTGTTCCGCAAACTCGGTGAAAGCGGGGATAAGGGTATGCTCCATTACGGTACCAAATTCACACCGGCGTGA
- the cyaB gene encoding class IV adenylate cyclase: protein MLEVEVKSRITLSHAREVLDRLDAKFLETEEHFDIYYNAPHRDFAETDEALRIRSVNDRQVLTYKGKKLDEVTKSREEIQTHVEAEAMIHILERLGFKETARVQKVRDVFKIGDITLCLDEVDSLGQFIEFEIISDADMEESKKRIFAMMENFGLKPEDSIRKSYLELVME from the coding sequence ATGCTTGAGGTAGAAGTAAAATCCCGTATCACCCTCTCCCATGCTCGTGAAGTTCTTGACAGGCTGGATGCAAAATTCCTGGAGACAGAGGAGCATTTTGATATTTACTATAATGCTCCGCACCGGGATTTTGCAGAAACGGACGAAGCTTTGCGTATACGTTCTGTTAATGACAGGCAGGTCCTGACCTACAAGGGTAAAAAACTGGACGAAGTAACCAAAAGTCGTGAGGAGATCCAGACTCATGTGGAAGCCGAAGCCATGATACATATTCTGGAAAGACTTGGTTTCAAAGAAACTGCGAGGGTCCAGAAGGTGAGGGATGTTTTCAAAATAGGAGACATCACCTTATGTCTGGACGAAGTGGATTCCCTGGGTCAGTTCATCGAATTTGAGATAATCTCGGATGCTGATATGGAAGAAAGCAAAAAACGCATTTTTGCGATGATGGAAAATTTTGGCCTGAAACCCGAGGATTCCATCCGTAAATCCTATCTGGAACTCGTTATGGAGTAA
- a CDS encoding sodium/glutamate symporter, whose translation MSASTVGLSLIVIGLVLLIGKWIRVVSPPLQKLFIPSSLIGGFLGLFLGGEVLGNVVSWAGITGTFLSGGLFPEYMLDVWIALPGLFINIIFATLFLGKKIPSLRQMWILAGPQITHGQTIAWGQYVFGILATILILTPFFGIDPMAGALIEISFEGGHGTAAGMAATFEELGFEEAGDLSLGLATVGILFGVIFGILMLNYGVRTGKTMVLQNPEEISLDASRQTGIIDFDARESAGKITTRPESIEPLSLHFAYVGVAIGIGYVILQALIQLEKITWGQATDIYLMTYIPLFPLAMIGGIILQMFLDRYDVHQTLDRGLMMRIQGLSLDILITSAIATLSLTVIGNNLMPFIILATVGIVWNLVAFIYLGPRMMPTYWFERSIGNFGQSMGMTASGLLLMRIADPDNRSPAMEGFGYKQLLFEPIVGGGVFTAASVPLIFYFGPIPVLLLAFVVMLFWMGLGIFYFGKK comes from the coding sequence ATGTCAGCCAGCACGGTAGGCCTTAGTTTAATTGTAATTGGACTGGTTTTACTTATTGGAAAATGGATACGGGTGGTATCTCCTCCCCTTCAAAAACTCTTCATTCCCAGTTCACTTATAGGAGGTTTTCTGGGTTTGTTTCTGGGTGGAGAGGTACTTGGGAATGTGGTCTCCTGGGCTGGTATCACCGGTACTTTTCTTTCAGGCGGTTTATTTCCTGAGTATATGCTTGATGTATGGATAGCTTTGCCCGGGCTTTTCATAAATATCATATTCGCTACACTCTTTCTTGGCAAAAAAATACCTTCTCTACGTCAGATGTGGATACTGGCAGGTCCTCAGATAACTCACGGGCAGACCATAGCATGGGGACAGTACGTATTCGGGATACTGGCAACTATTCTGATTTTAACTCCGTTTTTTGGAATAGATCCCATGGCTGGCGCCCTTATTGAGATATCCTTTGAAGGAGGGCATGGTACGGCTGCTGGAATGGCTGCGACTTTCGAAGAACTGGGATTTGAGGAAGCAGGCGATCTTTCCCTTGGTCTTGCAACTGTAGGTATCCTTTTTGGTGTCATATTTGGTATCTTGATGCTCAATTATGGTGTCAGGACCGGTAAAACAATGGTACTGCAAAACCCTGAAGAAATTTCTCTTGATGCAAGTCGCCAGACCGGCATAATTGATTTTGATGCAAGGGAATCCGCCGGCAAGATCACGACGAGACCTGAATCTATTGAGCCTCTTTCACTCCATTTTGCCTATGTGGGAGTTGCGATTGGGATTGGATATGTGATCCTTCAGGCACTTATCCAGCTTGAGAAAATCACCTGGGGCCAGGCAACCGATATCTACCTCATGACCTATATCCCCCTCTTTCCCCTGGCAATGATCGGGGGTATCATCCTTCAGATGTTCCTTGACAGATATGATGTCCACCAAACACTGGACAGGGGACTAATGATGAGGATACAGGGTTTGTCCCTGGATATATTGATAACCAGTGCCATAGCGACCCTTTCCCTGACAGTCATTGGAAACAACCTGATGCCGTTCATTATCCTGGCAACAGTCGGGATTGTATGGAACCTGGTCGCATTCATATACCTGGGCCCGAGGATGATGCCAACTTACTGGTTTGAAAGGAGCATAGGTAATTTTGGTCAATCTATGGGTATGACAGCAAGCGGTCTTCTGCTGATGAGAATAGCGGATCCGGATAACAGGTCCCCAGCTATGGAAGGATTTGGTTATAAGCAGTTATTATTTGAACCGATAGTAGGCGGTGGTGTGTTCACAGCTGCTTCAGTACCCCTCATATTCTATTTCGGACCAATACCTGTACTCCTTCTGGCATTTGTTGTTATGTTATTCTGGATGGGATTGGGAATATTCTATTTTGGAAAAAAGTAA
- the metG gene encoding methionine--tRNA ligase, translating into MSRFSPDKPILVTCGLPYANGMAHIGHLRTYIPADIFVRSLKKMGHEVTFVCGSDTHGTPIVFNAEEQNTTPQALIKKYHSHFDETFKSMGIEFDAFGTTDDPTNHNRTHDIVNRLIENDYVYPKTIEIAYCAGCNRFLPDRYVEGECPHCAESARGDECDQGCGKHLEPGELKNPVCTICGGVAEYKEQEHFFFKLSQFNDYLLEYLDRLDGTSNARNYALGWVKQGLDDWCITRNLEWGVKFPGRDDLVVYVWVDAPIGYIAFTEEWANATGDSWEKYWKDDGEIVHFIGGDIIYHHCIFLPAMLKGAGYSPASSVVASGMVKIENKTFSKSRGYVVWVGDDYMQQGFHQDLLRYYLASYTSHTKELNFSWKVFQEKTNTELVGVFGNFLYRTLLFAYKNFKAIPEGKLDDEVMETIQNTIDEASEAMEKYEFKKYADSVMTLASYGNIYFQSREPWNLIKEDKEECGRVLKNCMQIGKALTLLYEPLIPEKAGNAWKQLGMESDVHTALYSQGTVPVESGTSLNKPSILFKKIEDETIEKMEAIASQRVKEANEKQNRKKGEQIMTDNEEITFEDFGKLDMRVGTIVEAEKVEKADKLLRLEVDIGEETPRQIVAGIALTHSPEEVKGRQVIVLANLKPAKLCGVKSFGMVLAGVDEDGGAILLSPEKEAKNGTQIG; encoded by the coding sequence ATGTCACGCTTTTCACCTGATAAACCCATACTTGTGACCTGTGGATTACCCTATGCCAATGGAATGGCCCACATCGGTCACTTAAGGACCTATATTCCTGCAGACATATTTGTACGCTCATTAAAAAAAATGGGTCATGAAGTTACTTTTGTTTGCGGCTCGGATACCCACGGCACCCCCATCGTATTCAATGCTGAGGAGCAGAATACTACCCCGCAGGCCCTGATCAAGAAATACCATAGCCATTTTGATGAGACATTCAAGTCAATGGGTATCGAATTCGATGCCTTCGGTACAACCGATGATCCAACAAACCATAATCGCACTCATGATATAGTGAACCGTTTGATCGAAAACGATTACGTATACCCCAAAACGATAGAGATCGCATATTGTGCCGGATGCAATCGATTCCTGCCAGACAGGTATGTGGAAGGAGAATGCCCGCACTGCGCAGAAAGTGCCCGGGGTGATGAATGCGATCAGGGATGTGGGAAACACCTGGAACCCGGGGAACTCAAAAATCCCGTCTGTACCATCTGTGGCGGGGTTGCCGAGTATAAGGAACAGGAACACTTCTTCTTTAAATTATCCCAGTTCAATGACTACTTGCTTGAATACCTTGACAGACTTGATGGTACGTCCAATGCCCGCAACTATGCCTTAGGATGGGTAAAGCAGGGACTTGATGACTGGTGTATTACCCGCAATCTCGAATGGGGTGTCAAATTCCCGGGTCGTGATGACCTGGTCGTCTATGTATGGGTGGATGCACCCATAGGTTATATCGCCTTCACAGAGGAATGGGCAAATGCAACCGGTGACAGCTGGGAAAAATACTGGAAGGATGATGGTGAAATAGTACATTTTATCGGCGGAGACATAATCTACCATCACTGTATATTCCTGCCTGCCATGCTTAAAGGTGCTGGTTATTCTCCCGCCTCATCTGTGGTAGCATCAGGTATGGTGAAGATAGAGAACAAAACCTTCTCAAAAAGCCGTGGTTACGTTGTATGGGTCGGTGATGACTACATGCAGCAGGGTTTCCACCAGGACCTGTTGCGTTATTACCTGGCAAGTTACACATCCCATACCAAGGAACTCAATTTCTCCTGGAAGGTATTCCAGGAAAAGACCAATACCGAACTTGTAGGAGTGTTCGGCAATTTCCTTTACCGCACATTACTCTTTGCCTACAAGAACTTCAAGGCCATTCCTGAAGGTAAACTTGATGATGAAGTCATGGAAACCATCCAGAATACCATTGATGAGGCAAGTGAGGCAATGGAAAAGTATGAGTTCAAAAAATATGCAGACAGCGTGATGACCCTTGCTTCCTATGGAAATATCTATTTCCAGTCCAGAGAACCCTGGAACCTGATAAAGGAAGACAAAGAGGAATGTGGCCGCGTACTCAAAAACTGCATGCAGATCGGCAAAGCCCTTACTCTGCTTTATGAACCCCTGATTCCTGAAAAGGCCGGAAATGCCTGGAAACAGCTCGGTATGGAGAGCGATGTACACACAGCACTCTACAGCCAGGGTACCGTGCCTGTTGAATCGGGTACATCCCTTAACAAACCCTCCATCCTCTTCAAGAAAATAGAGGATGAAACCATAGAAAAGATGGAAGCCATTGCCTCACAGCGGGTCAAAGAAGCCAATGAAAAACAAAACCGCAAGAAAGGAGAACAAATAATGACAGATAACGAAGAAATTACCTTCGAAGATTTCGGTAAACTCGATATGCGTGTAGGCACCATTGTTGAAGCTGAAAAGGTCGAAAAGGCCGACAAATTACTCAGGCTGGAAGTTGACATCGGCGAAGAAACACCACGCCAGATCGTTGCCGGAATTGCCCTGACCCATAGCCCCGAAGAAGTAAAGGGCAGACAGGTAATCGTACTGGCCAATCTCAAACCTGCCAAACTCTGCGGTGTCAAATCTTTCGGCATGGTGCTTGCCGGAGTGGATGAAGACGGCGGTGCAATTCTGCTTTCCCCTGAAAAAGAAGCAAAGAATGGAACACAGATTGGCTGA
- the sppA gene encoding signal peptide peptidase SppA, whose translation MNENDPTNNDEGESFSGNKRFLAGSDKSLYTELEDEPYEEPVQDQPLSGSPPLSPPDETGKGRMDAPEKKSNFGKYAALIAVLLLVIGSSFAIIYYAAGGDFYPDNDRVAVIYIQGTMLTGSVPSGLGYATSEDISSSIRKAVDDDSVKAIVLRVNSGGGSGSASEEINTEIRKAQQAGVPVVTSMGDVAASAAYHVSSSTDLIVANRNTMTGSIGVIWTFRNMSAYYEEEGIDFHVAKSGEFKDMGGTWRGLSDEEKEYADRVIMESYNLFVQDVAQGRNMTVSEVKDIADGRIYTGVSAKRIGLIDEYGNFYDAIDRAAGMGGIEGEPSIYYVNKPSITNLLFGSEVQNDNMVENFVNYYEKSPFGKLAY comes from the coding sequence ATGAACGAAAACGATCCCACCAACAATGATGAGGGCGAAAGTTTCTCGGGCAATAAGAGGTTTCTTGCAGGCAGTGATAAATCGCTTTATACGGAATTAGAAGACGAGCCGTATGAAGAACCTGTGCAGGACCAGCCCTTATCCGGTTCGCCTCCTTTGTCCCCTCCCGATGAAACCGGCAAAGGCCGGATGGATGCTCCTGAAAAAAAAAGTAATTTTGGTAAATATGCTGCCCTTATTGCAGTCCTGCTTTTGGTAATCGGTTCGAGTTTTGCAATAATCTATTATGCAGCCGGAGGGGATTTTTACCCCGATAATGACAGGGTGGCTGTAATCTATATCCAGGGTACGATGCTGACCGGCAGTGTCCCTTCAGGACTCGGCTATGCCACATCTGAGGACATCTCTTCCAGTATCCGTAAGGCAGTTGATGACGATAGCGTAAAAGCGATTGTATTGCGGGTCAACAGTGGCGGTGGTTCGGGTTCCGCATCAGAAGAGATCAATACGGAAATAAGAAAAGCCCAACAGGCAGGTGTGCCGGTTGTGACTTCCATGGGAGATGTGGCTGCCAGTGCTGCCTATCATGTGTCTTCCAGTACCGATCTGATAGTTGCAAATCGAAATACAATGACAGGCAGTATAGGGGTTATCTGGACCTTCCGTAACATGTCTGCTTATTACGAGGAGGAAGGTATCGATTTCCATGTTGCTAAATCAGGTGAGTTCAAGGATATGGGTGGAACATGGCGTGGTCTTAGCGATGAAGAAAAAGAATATGCAGACCGTGTAATAATGGAAAGTTACAATCTTTTCGTACAGGATGTGGCCCAGGGGCGCAATATGACGGTCAGTGAAGTGAAGGATATAGCAGACGGGCGAATCTACACGGGCGTCTCTGCCAAACGTATCGGGCTTATCGATGAGTACGGCAATTTCTATGATGCTATCGATAGGGCTGCTGGTATGGGTGGAATTGAAGGAGAACCCTCTATCTACTATGTGAACAAACCTTCAATTACAAACCTCTTATTTGGCTCTGAGGTACAGAATGATAACATGGTCGAGAATTTTGTGAATTATTACGAGAAATCTCCCTTTGGCAAACTTGCATATTGA
- a CDS encoding SagB/ThcOx family dehydrogenase, with protein MTGEGKRFMEATRFGELDPSPQMLGRSPPPLEIAPDADRSLISLPEVDGLEMDSVDLKRAIEARRSIRNFTGSSLSLQDLAWLLWATQGVKKVMDDVATFRTVPSAGARHSFETYLSIGNVEGLEQGLYRYLALEHSIVEEQQDENIMSKVAHACLDQSFVHNCGAVFIWVAISERMGWRYGERGYRYLHLDAGHVCQNLYLASQAVKCGVCAVAAFKDDELNSLLGLDGDKHFVVYLAAVGKRD; from the coding sequence ATGACAGGAGAAGGCAAACGTTTCATGGAAGCAACCAGATTTGGTGAATTGGACCCGTCCCCTCAGATGCTGGGTCGTTCCCCTCCGCCCCTCGAAATAGCACCTGATGCAGACAGGTCCCTGATATCCCTTCCCGAAGTTGACGGTTTGGAAATGGATTCGGTTGATCTTAAAAGAGCTATTGAAGCCCGCCGCAGTATAAGGAATTTCACAGGATCTTCCCTCTCCCTTCAGGATCTTGCCTGGTTGCTTTGGGCCACACAGGGAGTAAAAAAAGTAATGGATGATGTGGCCACTTTCCGTACCGTTCCTTCAGCGGGTGCAAGACATTCCTTTGAAACCTATCTTTCGATTGGCAATGTTGAAGGGCTGGAGCAGGGTTTGTACCGATACCTTGCACTGGAACATTCAATTGTTGAAGAACAACAGGATGAGAATATCATGTCAAAGGTGGCCCATGCATGTCTGGATCAGTCTTTCGTGCACAACTGTGGGGCTGTTTTCATATGGGTTGCTATTTCTGAAAGAATGGGCTGGCGGTATGGTGAGCGGGGTTACCGTTACCTGCATCTGGATGCCGGGCATGTCTGCCAGAATCTCTATCTGGCATCACAGGCGGTAAAATGTGGTGTTTGTGCTGTTGCCGCTTTTAAGGATGATGAACTGAATTCCCTGCTTGGCCTTGACGGGGACAAACATTTCGTGGTTTACCTGGCGGCTGTGGGAAAACGGGATTGA
- a CDS encoding ribose 1,5-bisphosphate isomerase, with translation MQQLLDTAEKIRSMEIRGAGRIATAAAKALRDYVEMLETSSFEEFVAKVEKAKSILIETRPTAVSLPNAVMLAGSYDAETVEEARSQILDNATEFIRNADNALDNIGEIGAKRLRDGDTVMTHCNSHAALAIIKTAHKQGKRIKVYATESRPRRQGFITIKELSDAGIDTTLIVDSAVRYTMKNVDTVIVGADSITVNGALVNKIGTSQLALAAHEARVNFISAAETYKFSPSTLFGDLVEIEERDPDEVIPSDKLGDMPDVKISNPAFDVTPSEYIDLIVTEAGAFPPEMAYVIIKEHLGWELKKMG, from the coding sequence ATGCAGCAGTTACTCGACACGGCTGAAAAGATACGGTCAATGGAGATTCGCGGGGCAGGCAGAATTGCAACTGCAGCTGCTAAGGCACTGCGGGATTATGTGGAAATGCTGGAAACCTCGTCCTTTGAAGAATTTGTAGCGAAAGTAGAAAAAGCCAAATCCATTCTTATTGAAACCCGACCCACAGCTGTCTCCCTTCCCAATGCGGTAATGCTGGCGGGCAGTTATGATGCAGAAACTGTGGAAGAGGCACGCAGCCAGATCCTAGATAATGCCACAGAATTTATCCGAAACGCCGACAATGCCCTTGATAACATAGGAGAGATCGGTGCAAAACGCCTCCGGGACGGGGATACCGTCATGACCCACTGCAATTCCCATGCAGCCCTTGCAATCATAAAAACCGCCCACAAGCAGGGAAAGAGAATAAAAGTTTATGCGACCGAGTCCCGACCTCGCAGACAGGGATTTATTACAATAAAAGAACTCAGTGACGCCGGAATTGACACAACCCTCATCGTAGACTCGGCAGTGCGATATACAATGAAAAATGTGGACACTGTAATAGTGGGTGCAGATTCAATAACCGTAAATGGTGCTCTTGTTAACAAGATCGGTACATCCCAGCTGGCCCTGGCAGCCCATGAAGCACGTGTCAACTTCATATCTGCAGCCGAGACCTACAAATTCAGTCCTTCTACCCTTTTTGGTGACCTGGTGGAAATAGAGGAACGTGACCCTGATGAAGTTATTCCCAGCGATAAACTTGGTGATATGCCAGATGTTAAAATAAGCAACCCTGCCTTTGATGTCACACCATCAGAATATATTGACCTGATCGTGACCGAAGCGGGAGCGTTTCCCCCGGAGATGGCCTATGTGATAATAAAAGAACACCTGGGCTGGGAACTGAAAAAAATGGGATGA
- a CDS encoding aldehyde dehydrogenase family protein, with translation MPSMESINPSTGELVESFSMHNSEAVSDRLENSYHAFLDWKSLDVDVRCDYLRQVARMLRQCKQECAELITREMGKPLKQSLGEIAKCALTFDYYADRTPSFMEPRVEDTDATYSSVFFEPMGPVLCIKPWNFPFWQVLSAASHILAGGNTILLKHSSSVPACALKIEEIMQQAGLPEGVFQTLLIDGKTASSLISSDEIAAVSFTGGTEAGRRVAVKAASSLKKYVLELGGSDPFVVLEGADVQKAAKAAAAARFINTGQTCIAAKRFVVEESLMEEFKRHFIEQTRRMKVGDPLEEDTDIGPLVRAEEMHRLGSQVADSIEKGAKVELDGGLVEGAGFFYSPVVLSGITDNMDVMRQETFGPVAPLISVKDEAEAIKVANATPYGLGASIWGGDSDHLLEIGKRIQAGVVGINGFFKPDACMPFGGMKQSGVGRELSDFGFYEFMHIRSLKSF, from the coding sequence ATGCCATCCATGGAATCAATCAATCCATCAACCGGGGAGCTGGTGGAATCCTTCTCTATGCACAATTCGGAAGCTGTCAGTGACCGCCTTGAGAACTCATATCATGCATTTCTGGATTGGAAATCCCTTGATGTCGATGTGCGGTGTGATTATCTGCGTCAGGTTGCCAGGATGTTGCGCCAGTGCAAGCAGGAATGTGCAGAACTGATCACCCGGGAGATGGGAAAACCCCTCAAACAGTCCTTGGGCGAGATTGCCAAATGTGCCCTGACATTTGATTATTATGCTGACAGGACACCTTCCTTTATGGAACCACGTGTGGAAGATACCGATGCGACCTATTCCAGTGTATTCTTTGAACCGATGGGTCCGGTTCTGTGCATAAAACCCTGGAATTTTCCCTTCTGGCAGGTGCTCAGTGCGGCTTCCCATATTCTGGCCGGTGGCAATACCATCCTGCTCAAACATTCATCCAGTGTGCCGGCATGTGCCCTGAAAATCGAAGAAATAATGCAACAGGCCGGATTGCCGGAAGGTGTATTCCAAACTCTCCTGATTGATGGCAAGACAGCTTCTTCCCTGATCTCATCTGACGAAATTGCCGCAGTGTCCTTTACAGGAGGAACTGAAGCCGGGCGCAGGGTGGCTGTGAAAGCAGCTTCATCCCTGAAGAAATACGTGCTTGAACTCGGAGGTAGCGATCCTTTCGTTGTCCTTGAAGGAGCTGACGTACAAAAGGCTGCAAAGGCGGCAGCGGCTGCAAGGTTTATCAATACAGGTCAAACCTGTATTGCTGCCAAGCGTTTTGTCGTGGAAGAATCATTGATGGAGGAATTTAAAAGACACTTCATTGAGCAAACACGTCGTATGAAGGTTGGTGATCCGCTGGAAGAGGACACGGATATTGGTCCCCTTGTACGGGCAGAAGAAATGCACAGATTGGGTTCCCAGGTGGCAGATTCCATTGAAAAAGGTGCAAAGGTTGAACTTGATGGCGGGCTGGTTGAAGGTGCAGGATTTTTCTATTCCCCGGTTGTGCTTTCCGGAATTACTGATAACATGGATGTGATGCGTCAGGAAACATTCGGGCCGGTTGCTCCTCTGATCTCCGTGAAAGATGAAGCTGAAGCGATAAAGGTTGCAAACGCCACTCCCTATGGGCTGGGTGCAAGTATCTGGGGTGGGGATTCGGATCATCTGCTGGAGATCGGTAAAAGGATTCAGGCAGGCGTTGTCGGGATAAACGGTTTCTTCAAACCGGATGCATGCATGCCCTTTGGGGGTATGAAGCAAAGTGGGGTTGGCAGGGAACTGTCTGACTTTGGCTTCTATGAATTCATGCACATCCGATCCCTGAAATCCTTCTAA
- a CDS encoding DUF427 domain-containing protein produces the protein MPVAKYKGVVLADSKVTEKVEGNHYFPPESVNMEYFRDSDTVTVCPWKGKGSYYDIVLEDSTLKDGAWYYPQPKPAASNIKGYLAFDTRGGVEITD, from the coding sequence ATGCCAGTTGCAAAATACAAAGGAGTCGTACTTGCAGATAGTAAAGTTACCGAGAAAGTAGAAGGAAACCATTATTTCCCGCCGGAATCGGTCAATATGGAATATTTCAGAGACAGCGATACAGTAACTGTCTGCCCCTGGAAAGGCAAGGGCAGTTATTATGATATCGTGCTCGAAGATAGCACACTGAAGGACGGTGCGTGGTATTACCCGCAACCAAAACCTGCAGCATCAAACATTAAAGGATATCTGGCATTTGATACACGGGGTGGAGTGGAAATCACCGACTGA
- a CDS encoding class I SAM-dependent methyltransferase has translation MSKNSLKTLVEKEVPADLIEYIPNRFDVVGDIAIVSIPPELWDYSEMIATKVVSMRGNIGTVLNKISRVKGDHRVSDFKILLGGSTVTTHGEFKYRYRLDLSEVFFNPRLGYERHRVTSLVLPREDVLVAFCGVGPFAIPAAIRDVRVFCVEKNRYACHWLAENIRLNNFKGHIYPINADARDIPVILDMKFDRLIVPTPYGQDHFFSLLSPLLKEGGMMHFYTFQVAEDIAKSKQAFKDAGYEIIGVRRCGNVARGVSRWVFDLKKNRPAKR, from the coding sequence ATGAGTAAAAACAGTCTCAAAACTCTCGTGGAAAAGGAAGTTCCTGCAGACTTGATTGAATATATCCCTAATCGATTTGATGTGGTCGGTGACATTGCAATTGTCAGTATTCCTCCTGAACTGTGGGACTATTCTGAAATGATTGCAACAAAAGTTGTGTCTATGAGAGGTAATATCGGGACAGTTCTTAACAAAATAAGTCGAGTAAAAGGCGATCATCGTGTTTCAGATTTTAAAATTTTGCTGGGTGGCAGTACTGTAACTACACACGGGGAATTCAAATATCGCTATCGTTTGGACCTTTCGGAAGTATTTTTTAATCCCCGGCTGGGTTATGAGAGGCACAGGGTAACATCCCTGGTTCTTCCCCGGGAAGATGTTTTGGTTGCCTTTTGTGGGGTGGGCCCGTTTGCAATCCCTGCTGCTATAAGGGATGTACGTGTTTTCTGTGTCGAAAAGAACCGGTATGCATGCCACTGGCTGGCTGAGAATATACGGTTGAATAACTTTAAGGGACATATCTATCCTATAAATGCGGATGCCCGGGATATTCCGGTAATTCTTGACATGAAGTTTGACAGACTCATAGTTCCTACTCCTTATGGGCAGGATCATTTCTTTTCTTTACTCTCCCCTCTTTTGAAAGAAGGAGGTATGATGCATTTCTATACTTTTCAGGTAGCTGAGGATATAGCAAAATCAAAACAAGCCTTTAAGGATGCAGGTTACGAAATAATTGGTGTGCGAAGATGCGGCAATGTAGCACGTGGTGTCAGCAGATGGGTGTTTGACCTGAAAAAGAACCGACCAGCAAAAAGGTAA